GCATCTACGTTGTATTCAGATTGAAATGACTTTGTTtgtgttgtaacttgtaaacCCCAtcccaaatgaaaaaaaaaaaacatcaaatctATCGATCTACAAGATCCATGAATCTCACGTTtcaatacattttatttatttattatttaattttattgtattttggtTAGAATTAGCAAGACAAAAATTGGATTAAAATATTTCCATGTAAAATGTGTACATGAAACAACTCGCTCTACACTCCTATTGGGCCTCTGTATTAACCAAcgtcaaaaattaaaaagtaaaaataaaaaaaaaataaaaaaaaagtgagaaaaaactatAGAAATTACATTGTTCAAATTAAaagtggaaaatattttccatgattAATTTGTCAAACCACAGTGGCGATGCCATTGTATCTGGGTCTTGTTCTATCTGGTGAAAGCCCTTCTTCCAAGGTCTTCCTCTTGTTACTACTTGAaagttgttgttgctgttgttgtggttgttgttgttgttgttgttgttgctctTGTTGTTCTTGTGATTGAAACTCTGGCTTTTCTGTTTCATCATCTTTGTCTTCATGTTTTTCGAGCTTTTCTTGTATTGGATCCTTCAACTTTGTTTTCATCATATGGGGTCTAAGCCTATTCACATCTGCCAGTCGCACTGGCTTCAAGAAAAATTCTTCTGCTCCTTCCTCCAAGCACCTGAAACCAATAGTGCCCATTAATAAGTTTCACCTTAGGAATCCAAATTGCAAGAAAGTTACAACTTTCCAAGAaaagaaatttccaaaaattgttCTTTTGTTCTATCCTCAATTACCTGCTGATCCTTGAAGGCACATTCTCAGATGACATAATCACCACCGGTATGTTTCTAAGGGAGGAAGACTCCTGCAaatatcagaaaaaaaaatcctatgaatTTTCACGGATGTTTCTAAAACAGATGGCCTGAGAAAGACTCATGAAAagtcaaagaaaacaaaatctatGGAATATCTTGAACCTGATTTTGTTTGTGTTAAAAGTAGGTGGGAAAATATTCTGAAAGATTTTCTTTGAGAAAGTGGTGAGACAAGAAAAGGACCCAGATGGGAAATTTCAAagcatttcaattttcaagttGGAATGcagaatttcaatatgggaAAAGTGTTGACATGGACTAGCGtttgaggaaagaaaaaatgatcCTCAATAGGAAATATGGGAGAAAGTGGGAGGGAATATTATGATAGTAGAGAAAGAAGACAAAGCATTAGAAACCAAAGAATACCTTGATTTTCTTGAGCAAATCATAGCCTGTCATGCCAGGCATACAGTAGTCTGTAATTATAAGATTCACTTCCACTTCCTGCAAAACCACAAAACACCAAAGAAATTCAGAAACccaggagagagaaaaaaagtgatgaaaattaacaagaaaggTAGGGAATCTCAAATACTGAAAGAGTGGACTTAAATGAAATATACCTGATGATTGTTTGGGGAAATAGTAAGTGTACTTGGTTTGCTTTGGTCATGTTCATGCAAACCCAGAAATTCTAAGGCCTTAGTACCAGAATCAACTGTGGTAACTGCCATTGAAAAAAACAGAGTATACTAATATTAAAAAGCAAGACAGAATAACATAAGCAAAAGAAACAACGACCACCCATGAATACAATGTTTGCACAGAAATGTTGAGAATCTCTTTTCTATGTTTGGCCACCAAGAAAGTACCTTGAAAAGATGAGATCTTGAGGAGCTTCTCAATCAGCTTTCTATCTATGAGGCTGTCATCTACAGCCAAAACATGGAATTGTGACTCTGCAGCCATCCCCATTGCACCAATTGAAGATAAAAGATCAAGCTTTGAAGCCACAGAACAAGCAAAATAGAAAGTGGAAtttatactctctctctttgttacttccttttttttttcttggtggtATGATTTGTGAGACCTATGGGATGAGAAGGAGGAGAAAAGAAGAGGAGCTTTGTATTGAAATAAGACCAACCAAAACCCACGTCCCACAAAGCAAGATCCGACCAGATTTCATCCCAAATCTTCCAAAATTTCCAAGTTGATTTGAATTACAGggcaagcaatgaaaaaaatatatataaggaacccaaaaaatatagatccaaataataaaagaataaaacaaacccaaaaaaaataattctttgagaatgaatatttttaagTTGATGGAGGGTGGGCTTTATTTATAGCACCACTACTACATATACCAAAAGAGTTAATaggaagagataaaaaaaaaatggaaatataaaaaggaaagttATGGGATGAAAGCAAAAGGAGAAATGGCTTGGGAAAGTTGAGAGTGATGTGGGGGAGGTGGGTAAGAGAGGAGAAGAGTGGGACCCAAGAAAATCCCCCAAGAGATACAGGTGAGGTCAGCAGAGGTGCCTTTTTCCCTGGGTGTGAAATCATGTGGCGCTTACCATATCTTGAGCAGGTGGGGAGAGTGGTGGCAAAGAGAGGGCAATTTCTTTTGATTCCCTTTTAAGATTTGCTTCCCATGCCCATCCATCTACCCATTCATCATCCCCATTACCACACCAAACATTCATGCATCCTAATCCCCAATATCATATGCTGTTTTTTATAATCAATATACCAATATAACTATTTCCTGTTTTAACTCTTATACCACCTGGTGGGATTATAAAGAATTGATGTGATCTATTATGAGATTTTGGAATCTAACTCTTTTAATCAATATCTTGAAATGAGTAAATTACATATGTATTATCAGTTTTATTACGTAATCTTTACTAATTGATGTGTCAtcaattagtaaaaaaaaataacttaatagtttatttattaatgGTTGAAATTCATTAATCATATTTATTGtaacatcaatttgtaagtttttaagtaataaaatttgtagtacatttgacttttttttttttttttttgaaattatccTAAAAGATTCATTGAAACTGATGTCACAATGTATATAGTTGTTGGATTTTAATCAcctaataaatgaatatttgaaataTGATTTGGTGATTGGTAATACGCcagtttgtaagttttatgtaaTCAAAGTGGATGGGCTATGCACATCCTTagagtgggaaaaaaaaaattgttacttacttttaataataataatacgataaataattttagaatatgaGAGAAGAGTTATTGTGTGGGATCTTTTGGTATGTGATCCAGTGTCATGCTTTATGGTTGGGGAAAAAGGTCCCTTTAATTTTATGCTAATAAGGCACATAAATGCAAGTAGGTTTCATAATGGCTAGGAGTAAACAGGAGGGGCTAAGCTTGGAGAATTATGAAGCTTTGAATGCCCCTAAGCTCCCTACAATGTGTATAATTTCTGCTCAAATGTCACACTTATTAATGTGAATTGTGTTTCTAAAATAAGTGTATGCATAATGGCTAGGAGTGATGAGGAGGAGCTAAGCGTGGAGAAAAGAATGCATTGCATGTCCCTAACTACTACCAATGCATATAATTTGTGTTCCAATGTCcaattttttaatgtgaaatgttttttcaaagttttgaaAAGGAATGaattctaataatttttctgATGAAGATAGCATTAGAAAGGAGATGgtattcttttaaaataatttctaaatctATCTCAGAGTCTAAATAACATGATTTTATACCGTATAAACCCACTATTATAAGAAGAATTTTTATTACACACTTTATTTTATGACAATGGAATCTTCTCCATTTCAAATGTATTCATTTTGTGGTTaggaatttatttaaaattgaaaggATTCTTGTCCTATCTTATGAGGTTGACAAATTTTCCATAATAAATTTTTGATATGCAGAATCATTAGCGATATTGGTcatcttcttaaaatttaattaaaggtAAAATTCAGTGTCCAACTACAAAGTCCATagcataaattttaaaataaaatccaattgatGCCTCTTTACATTGGAGTTCCCTTTCCTGCCTCTTCATAAAATGGGAGAGGCAGTATTTGGCTATTTGACCTCAGTAGCAGATGATGAcagattgttttgaaaattaaaaatttacaacaAACTTCTTTTAAATAGTAATTATTTCGATTTCCTAATGtatcatataaaaagaaaaggcaaaaatcAATGTTTACCTTGATTTGGCCTCAAGTTTCATCAGTACATAGTTTGCGAATCTAATATTGATAGATTGTCCTAAAGTATAACAGTGCACACGTTTTTTCTCCTATTTCACCAAGCATTGTGAAGAGGAAGTTACATGAATAGAGTAGGACAAATTTTTCTTCGAAAAATCCATCAAATTGACTAGCTATTCAAGCTGCAGGGAAAGTTTTtctaattcatattttgaatggGATTTCCTTTGTCTTTAAGCTGAGAAGTTTCTTCACGATTATAATGTAGAACGAATGGGTCAAAGAACCCATAGTGTGTGAAATTTTATTAGACTGATTTTGACCCTCTAGAAACTATAATAGCAAAACCATTATAAtttttgtgcatgtgtgtgtctTTTATGTCAAATATCATTATGATGATGAGATCTTCATAATCATCTGATATCTTGCATTCTTCTTAGTAATAGATAAAGGATAAGACTTGTGGACAcaaagatgaagaaaatgttGCACATGGTAGAGATTgataaagtgaaaaaataaaaagcacaaTAAAAGTGGGCCAATATGGcctatatattcaaaatttacttctttttctttcccttgatTGGATGGGCATGACCCCATTTAAAGGTCGTGATTGTTTTGATAAACCGCGTTAATTTTTCTTTGTCAAAGTGTTTTTGCGATTACACTTATATCTTTTCAGATCTTGTACGAGGAAGATGAATGcaaagaataataaaaacattcagtcaaaaaagaagaagaaataaaacgTGATGAGAtgttatttttagttgttttattgagaaagaaaatacaaaacaagatttaaaaaaataattttcattaatgaaatttgattaaagctgatttttgttctttaaaattaataaattagaatttatctcataaaaattcattttatatttcttttgtcTTCCTGATTATATGTAGTTAAAGGAACACATACACAGCCATTGGACATTGGAGCGTTGACGAGgcatattaaaaaatttgaagtgacctagaatgaatttaatttagtgttaaatttttccatagatgaaattgtgatattttaaatttgagggacaaaaaattgagttaaagtAAAATTTGAGGAACAACATggtgaaattttattttatttttttgctgtcGCTGACTTAAAGTAAAAAATTGGGTTGTTCCCTTCTTTAATTGAAGCCTATAAATGACCTAGTTAATTTAAGAATGGAGGGCATGGTTCaaattaccttttctttttcttttacttttactttttcacCTTTTATGAAATGGAAAATGAtagaaacaaatatatatatatatatatatatatttatatatataatagtctctttcaaactATTTGATTTAGCATTAGTATGGACTAAAATTAAGGTAGAAATcactgaatttataaaattaattccAAAAAATCAGTATTTTTGTGAAAGAAAAGTATGGGGACAAGGATATATgggatttaaaagaaaattcaggAAATAAACACAATCAATAATTTAggaataaaattaaactttgacatataattcaataataaaaattacaattcatCCTGTTAGGACTTTATAATTTgggaaaattatataaaagaccCAAAATTTATGCCATATTTCATATTAGATCccacatttttaattttgtaaattcaagtctgaaatttttgaaatcatttcaatttgaatacCCAACTTCGTTATTTTTGATAGTAAcaaagtaaagaagaagaaataaaaaaagaaatcattgaTTAAATTGTGCATTTCACATAGATTAATTTGGTAGCATTGAAACAGTGCATACATTTTGTGCCTCTTATGTAATTTTTCTCTCAAATGATAAATCTTGATGTGATTATACCAATGTTTCATCAATAATTCATAGGTGCTTTCGATTATAGTAGTTGAACCAAGGACCTAGTATCCACCAAAACCAATTGAGAGAAGTCTAATGACAATTAAACCACCACCTTTGGTGGCGGTCATTCTACAATACACATTCCTTTTTTTAAGTATCATACCTACATAATATTAACAGTTATAAATAgtcaatttttatataatttatctttataaaagttagggtttattttctttatagaaAATAGCAAATGTCAGTATTAGCTAATTTAGTAAATTCCtttgttgttaaaaaaaaaaaaaaaaaaaaaaaaaaaaaaaaaaaaaaaaaaacctattggAAATGATTACTTCTCATTATGGTATGGAAATTGCTATTGCCattgaaaaattagaatttttcaAAAGTGATGTGACTACCGTTAAttgatagggaaaaaaaaattgtgaaacttTTTGGTGATTGGTTTtaggttagaatttttttagtcTAAATAGGAAATTAAATATGGTTTTATGATCATCGTGGTATTATACTAAACATGAAATATTAAACATGTAATTGATATGTTAAATGCATTTCATACAAAATATGACCACATTACCACAAAGATTTTTTATGAGTATTTtaactattaaataaaaattccgCTCAAATTTGCGGTCCGCAATTTTTTATCATAAGGAGAcaatttatgttttaatattttttttgttgtcataattaatatatatatatatatatattaatatatgtatGAAAGCTAGGAAAAACTCTTTTTAATatacattattatattttgggTTAGATAGTACCCTCCCATTTTACCTGTGCTGACATctaaaaaatgtgaaatatgTATAAATTAGAGAGATTGATTAAAAAGAGGGCCCTGTTACAAGGAGTGCATCCCCACATCGGCTAGCATGTTACATTAAAATTGGTactgttgttttttatttcctaGCAAAGATTCCCCGACACACTTTAATTCATTGTACAACCTGTCACATATAATCCATACTTTGCTAGATTATAGAAGCTTATTTTTGTGGGGGGCCAAATAAGCAATTGCCCAAACATGCTGGATTTGCCCTGCTGTTTTAGCTCGCTCGATCAACCTTGTAGATGTTGTAGTAGTAGTTGTTGTGTTGAACAACCATAGCTTTTACATCACATATTTGCTGTATAGTTTAGCCTTCTCATTTTGCTCTTAATGCAAAGCTTTATTGACTGAGCTGTCAATTGATGGAGTACAATAATTTGGTCACGtattttgtaaggttgaatttaatgttGTTGTATAACACAATGTCATCTAAATTTGTTTGGTATATTGCTCGCTTAGGACCCAATATTATTCTAGTGGCCATTATGGTGTGAAGGCCAATGGGTCATTTAGGTTGAGTTTGGATTGCGTTTGGCGTCTTTGTGTCTGGCGTTTAAACAGTGGGTTCTGTCCACTATTCATGGGACCCGCAAGTacgaaaaacaacaaaaattaagttaaaattgagtcccatgatactattcacacatttgaaaattattttactacagtgttttcagtttttagtatttagtaataagcggtattcaaacAGACTCTTATTGAGATTGCGTAGAGCGTTTGGAATTGTAAAAGACTTCGTAAGTATAGATTATTGTTGCTATTTCTTCTATAGTGATTTTCCTATAGAGTTGAGATCTGCCGGGAgttatatttttcttgaaacTTCCTTCTACTGTTTTTCCACTTTATCACCAAAATCTATgtattgattttattgtttttactaTTACAGTTGGTGATTGATAACAATGGTTGGACTGTCTGTATTGTGTAGAATTTATATTAAGTTattctattaattaattaattaagtttagGGGTCTTAATTGgatatttcaagaaaaaaggAATTTGAGGTGAAGGGAGAATGAAGTTCATAAGGGAACTTTTAAACCCATTCTAAATAGAATACTATTGTTGATTTCAAGTCGGGTTCAACATTATCCTACCAATTGACCAATCACCTCAAGTTGGAAGTTTGCAACTGATGTTAATCGTAGAAGGATTAAATTATAGACtgaatttcctttttaaaattgtaaattaaatTGACCAATTCCATTAGTTTGGTTCGTTGAGGATGTTAAAGGGAGGGGATCAAGTGGAGATTTAAGTAATTCAAAGGTGACGAGGACATCAACAAGGTGAGGTGAGGATCTTTTAGATCTGATAATGAAGGAGTGGAAAAGTGTGATGCTGATGACAAGTAAGATAATAGAAGGATGGGAAGGGACGGCAACAAAGGCAAAATTGATGACAATCGTGAGGTATGGTCAAATAACGGAGAATGAGAGAAGtggagagaggaagagagaggaaaagaagtAAATAAGGTGGACGTGTGTCATAAAGCAAAGGTGGAGCCAAAAGGGGGCGATCAActccccctcccccctcttttctctcaaaaataaaataaaataaaattttctttaatttaaacattcaaaGATTTTTGTAAAGCCgtatataaacataaaattaaaaaaaaaaaaaaattacttatttggatgcgatataattttttttagaagcaaTCAATAGTTCAATActcatagaaaaaaatttagatatattttcatacttttaatacttctaatatatattattttctcaaataatcaaattttttatttaaatttcttataataGATTTCCAATGGTAAttagttattaaattttttttttgataacgaaatatatattgattattttttttttataacttttaattttataatatatacttGTAACTAACTAAGATTAGGGACAAACATCTAAAAAATAATGAGTCacaattaaaattctaaaagatCCTATTAAGTAAATTTTGCGAATcttgaagaaaataatttttattattactatccCAATgataaattagaaaacaaattcaaagaaCTTATCAAAGAAAAGGACAATATCAACCAACTAATtccaattattttaatttttcttaaataatttgttaaaatataactatggggccaaagaatttgacaaccccggcccactttatacTGGGCCCAAAACCCATGCCGAGGATGGAGAAACGGCCGAGGATGgacaaagaaagcccaaatggcCCAGAAGCGTTGCCGAGGACGATCCTGCTCTCAGCACCccaaatcccaagggaagagaaCAGCACCCCTGTAAAGGCAGCCTCCCAGAGCGCCCTCAGGAGAAGGGTAAGTACAGTAGAATACCCATAGGCGTATGGTGCAGGAGCAATCcaaggagaaactgtcacctccgcattgaatgcacccaATTAACgttttggccgcattaatgaggaaatgacccctgaacagtgtggccTTAGTTGtcgcaactcacagagggtttgagaaggtggctgatgggacgagCACTCGAGTAGTGACTTGCATGATCGATAAGTGGAGGGCCAAGATTGActggaaagaagtatataatgtgagagaccctccaagaaTGGGGGATCGTGAGAAAAGAgtaggaggagagaaaaaggaggaagTTGTGGCAGTCTGCATGATCTTGAAAACCTCCGTAACCTAgtattgaaagaaaaagaagaagaatactaAGTTTTTCGGACGAAACGCCCGAGGGTAAAATTCCATACTTTAACCTATTTCCTTGTTACTCAGCCCACACACAACCGTGTCTAGTGATTGTGGTTCGGactaagacctagttcttaaacccattctctaaaaatttattgtattgggctagttaGGCTTGAGACCTTTCGTCCAATAGAAGGAGCGCTCGAACCCAGTCCCTACAATAACATCACTTAAAATCAATATAGTTCAAAGAAAATGTCAATTGATTGGAATATAGTATTACAACAAAtgttgcatatttttaatttattattatttttatctcaagaccatagaaaaattaaatttctatttaattgtttactatatattttttatataaactgttaggacatatgtgagacttgttagaaacatatgttatgtaaattggctaattctttgacaaaacgcattttacttgtaattgagtagatctaagatgggtttagtattttaaggaataagagttcaagtttagtattgaaaccatgcaaatctgtccaagaaacaagtgaagaagtgctgttcattaaatctcgacagatagcttgACAAATcatatctatcgagatttaatgctAATGCTCGACAGCAACTTGATAGAAACTATATCTATCAAGtattacgaaattcagattttcagatttgatttcacGCATATCTATCTGTATTTGTGTAgaatttcttttctcataaccttaaacat
The DNA window shown above is from Quercus lobata isolate SW786 chromosome 7, ValleyOak3.0 Primary Assembly, whole genome shotgun sequence and carries:
- the LOC115951201 gene encoding two-component response regulator ARR9, which gives rise to MGMAAESQFHVLAVDDSLIDRKLIEKLLKISSFQVTTVDSGTKALEFLGLHEHDQSKPSTLTISPNNHQEVEVNLIITDYCMPGMTGYDLLKKIKESSSLRNIPVVIMSSENVPSRISRCLEEGAEEFFLKPVRLADVNRLRPHMMKTKLKDPIQEKLEKHEDKDDETEKPEFQSQEQQEQQQQQQQQPQQQQQQLSSSNKRKTLEEGLSPDRTRPRYNGIATVV